The Leisingera daeponensis DSM 23529 genome includes the window TGATGTGTTTGTCGTGGCGATCCTGACTGCCCTGGTTCAGCTGGATTTCGCCGCTGCCGTCACCCCGGGGATTGCAGCGGTCAGTTTTGCATTGTCGGTTGCCTTCACCATGCTGGCAGCCCAAAGTTTTGATCCGCGCCTGATCTGGAACGCGGAAAAGCGAGAGTTTGAATGAGCACGCCCGAACCCGCCACGATGAAAGTCTCCGCGCAGCGCCCGTCGCCGTGGCGCAACCTCTCGCTGGTCTGGCTGGTGCCGCTGGCGGCGCTGGCGGTGTCGCTGGGCGTTGCCTGGCAGGCATACTCCAGCCGGGGAGTTCTGATCCGCATCACTTTCGAGAACGCTTCCGGCGTTGTGGCCAACGAAACCGCGGTGCGCTACCGCGATGTGGCGATCGGTCAGGTAGAGGAGCTCGGCTTTACCGAAGACCTGAGCAAGGTCACTGTCTGGGCCCGCATCGACAAGAAGATTGCCCCCTACCTCGATCAGGACGCCGCCTTTTGGGTGGTCCGCCCGGAGGTCAGCACGCGCGGCATTTCCGGCCTCAGCACGGTGCTGTCCGGTGTCTATATCGAAGGCACCTGGGATCAGGAGCCCGGCGTGGCCGCCACCCGCTTCGAGGGCGTAGACGGGCCGCCGCTGGTGCAGCCGGGCCGGGACGGGCGGCGCATCACCCTGCGCACCCCTAATGGCAGCATGATCTCGGAAGGCGCGCCGGTGCTGTTCCGCGGCGTTGAGGTCGGCCGGCTGGAGCAGCCGCGTCTGACGGCCAGCGGCGACAGCGTTGTTGTCGATGCCTTCATCGACGCCCCGCATGACCGCCGCATCAACTCCGCCACCCGGTTCTGGGACACCTCTGGCTTTTCAGTCTCCTTCGGTGCCAGCGGGCTGTCGCTGGACGTGGACAGCATCGCCTCGCTGGTGGCCGGAGGCATCGAATTCGACACCGTTTTCGACGGCGGCAAACCAGTGGGCAAGGACACGGTGTTCGACATTCATGAGGACGAGGCCGCCGCCCGCCGCACAGCGTTTGCGCGCTCGCAGTCGGAAGGCGTATCAGTGGCTGTCGCCTTTGACGAGTCGGTGGCCGGGCTTGCCAGCGGCGCCGCCGTCAGGCTGGGCGGCGTCAAGGTCGGCGAAGTCAGCACCCTGAACGCCGCCATCCAGAACCAGAACGACGAGCCCGAGGTTCGGCTGATCGCCAAACTGCTTCTGCAGCCTGCCCTGATGGGGCTTCCGCCCGGCGCCGGAGAAGCGGAGGTCCTGGATTTCCTGGAACAGGCGGTCGACGGCGGTCTGCGGGCCCGGCTGGCCGCGGCCGGACTGCTGAGTTCGGAACTGATTGTTGAATTGGTTACGCTGGATGAAGCCGCGCCGGCGCGGTTCGACCGAAGCGCGGAACCCTTCCCCGAGCTGCCCAGCGCCCCCTCCGACCTGCCCGATTTCACCGCCACCGCCGAAGGCGCGATGGAGCGTATCAGCGAGCTGCCCGTTGAGGAGCTGATGGCCCAGGCCATCGCCACCCTGGCCAGCATTGAAGACCTGGCCTCTGCCGACAGCACCCGCGAGGTTCCCGCCGCCGCGGTGGCGCTGCTGGAGGACACCCGCGCGCTGGTCGCGGATCCCGGCACCCGCGCCCTGCCGGCGGAGCTGACTGCCGCGGTGACGGAGCTGCGCGCCATCCTGACGGAGGTGCAGCAGGGCAATGCCGCGGCCAATCTGAGCGCCGCGCTGGAGCAGGGCAGCAAGGCCGCCGCCAGCCTTGCCGCAGCATCGGATGAGCTTCCCGCCCTGGTCAGCGACTTCCGCGACCTGGCGGCGAAGGCCAATTCGCTGGAAGCCGAAGAGCTGATCCGCTCCGCCAGCCAGCTGATGAACAGCGCCGATGCGCTGATCGGCACCGAGGAGGCGCGCGATCTGCCTCCTGCCCTGACCGGCGCACTGGACGAGGTGCGCGCCACCCTGGAGGCGCTGCGCCAGGGTGGGCTGGTGGACAATGCCAACGCCACCATGGCCTCCGCCCGCGGCGCCGCCGATGCGGTGGCCGCTGCCGCCGAAGGCCTGCCGGCCCTGTCTGCCCGGCTGGAGCGGCTGGTCGCCCAGTCCGAGGCGCTGATCGCCTCCTACGGCGCCCGCTCCAGCTTCAACTCCGAGACGCTGGACGCCCTGCGCGAGGTCAAGACAGCCGCCCGCGCGGTCTCGCAGCTGGCCCGCAAGATTGAACGCGATCCGAATTCCCTGCTGTTTGGAAAGTAATATGATAAAAGCCCTGACTTTACTGGCCCCCCTTGCCCTGCTTGCGGCCTGCGGCCCCTCCAATGACGCCCGCTACCTGATTTCCGCAGCGCCGGGCGAGAAAGTGGCAAACCTGCGCTCCCGCACGATCGAGGTGCGGCTGGTCTCCCTGCCCTCCTATGCCGCGGCGTCGGAAATCGTCGCCGAAGGAGACGGCGGCGCGCTGTTTGCCCTCGGCGGGGCGCAATGGGCGGACGACCCCGCCCGCGGCATGACCGCGGCGCTGGCCCGCGGGCTGAACCAGCGCACCGGCGCCGCCGCCGCGGTTGAGCCCTGGCCGCTGAACACCGGCCCGGATGTGCGGCTGGATGTGCGGGTTGATCAGGCCTATGCGCGCGCCGACGGGGTGTTTGCGCTGACCGGCCAGTTTGCGGTCTCCTCGCCCGAAGGCACCGTGCGCGAATTCGTCAGACCCTTTGACATTCTGGTGCCCGTCAACGGCACCGGCCCGTCAGCCGCTGCCGACGCCCTGTCGCGCGCGCTGGCGGAACTTGCGCGGCAGGTATCGCAAGCCATGTGACAGCACCGGCCAGACGGGTGCGCGCGCCACCGGCCGCGTCAGGCGGTCTGCGCCCCCGGCCCCGCCAGCGGCAGCCCCTGCATCATGCCCGAGCGGTAGGTTTCGGTGATCAGCATGCAGGAGGTGTTTTCGATTTCCAGGACATACGTCCTGGCCGCCTCCGGGTCGGGCACGCCGCAGCGCTGCCACAGCCGGGACAGCACCCCTTCCGGGCACGGCACCGGCCGTTTGCGGGTCAGCTTGATATCAAAGATGTAGCCGATCGGCGCCAGCCCCTGTTCCAGGTGCCGCTGCACCTCCGGGTCGAGCTGCTCCAGCGCGACATAGGTCAGGTTGTCCATCATCACCTCGCCCTGGTGCGACATGCAGACCTGGCGTTCAATAAACGACGTGCCCGGCAGATGCGCCCTGACCCCGGCAGGAACGTCCGCCGTGACCTTCTGGTGCAGAACATCCAGCTGCACCGGCCCGCCGGCCAGTGTCTCGCAGATCAGCGTGGCTGAGCCGTCCTGCACCAGCAGCATCTTTTTCCAGACAGCCGCCCATGCCGCAAACGGGCTGCCGGCGGCCAGGCCATCGTCAAACCGCTTGCGCAGCAGCACTGCCTGCCGCCCGTTCGGGCTGGCGGGCAGCGTGCCCGCGCCCTGGTGCTGACTGCCGGTGCTCATGTGCTGTGACTTTCATTTCCCGATCCGGCGCAACCAATAACAGCACCGGCGCCGGGGTCAAACGGCTATGCTCCGGCGCCAGCCGTGGAGGCGGCCCCGGCTGCCGCCCTGCGCCCCGCCGCCAACCGGGGCGCTGCAAGGCCCGCGGCGCATCAGTGCAGCAGCGACGCCGCTTCGGCCAGGTGATCCGGCGACAGGGGCTTGCACAGGAATTTCTTGACCAGGGGGAACTTGGCCGCGCGCTCCAGATCCGCCGGATTGACCGTGGTGCTGACAATCACCACCACAGGCACCGGGTCCATGGCCTGGATCTGACCGGCGTATCTTTCCAGAAATTCGAAGCCGCTGATCGGCGGCATGTTGATGTCCAGGAAAATCAGTTCCGGCGGGCGGCCGCCGTCTTGGATGAATTGCATCGCTGCCAAAGGCCCGTCAAACAGCTCCAAGTTATCGAACATCTGCGATCTGCTGATGATGCGTTCCGCAAACTTCCGGTCCATCCGGTCATCATCAATGACGTAAACGACTTTATCACGGCTACCCATCCTGCTTCTCCTCCAAATCCAGATCGACACTGAACGCCGCGCCCTTCCCGGCCTCCGAAACAAGCTGAAGCGCCGTGCCATGGGCCTCTGCCACACGCTTGCAAAGGGCAAGCCCGATGCCGGACCCGGGGCATTGCTCATAGCGGTGCAGGCGTTTGAACAGATCGAAAACCCTGTCTTGCATGTCCTCCGGTATCCCAGGCCCGCTGTCCGACACGGTCAACCGCACCTTGCCCGCCGTTTCAGCCGGCGCACACTCGATCCGGACTGCGGGCCGCCGCCCGTCACTTCCGTATTTCAGTGCATTCGACAGCAGGTTTGTCAGCAAAACCCGGATCTGGAACGGGCTGCCCATTACCGCGGGCAACGGCCCCACCTGGATCTCTGCCTGCGAACTGGCGGCCAATGCGTCCATGTCCTTGAGGATCTGCTGCACCATCTGCTGCAGCTCCACGCGCTCGGGTGTGAACTCATGACCGACAAATTTGGAGTAATCCAGCACATCATCGACAAGCTGGCGCATCCGCTGGGCGGTGCCGATCAGATCCGTGATCAGCTCCTGCGCCTCAGGCTTCAAATCCGCCTGAAAATCCTCCAGCAGAACGCCCAGAAAACAGTAAATCGTGTTGATCGGTGTCTTCAGGTCATGAGACAGCGCATAGGTGAAATTGGACTGGTCCTGGTTGGCCTGCACCAGCTGCCGGTTCTTGCTTTCCAGCTCTTGCGCGCGCAGGCGGATCTCTTTCGTGCGCTTGCGGACCTCCCGGTCCAGCTCGTCCCGCTGGCGGGCCAGCTCGAAGGTGATGTCGCGCAATTCCTGCTCGACCCGGCGGCGCTCTGCGATTTCCTTTCTCAGGCTGGCCATGCCGCTGACGTAGCCGCGCAGCGCCATGTCATAGACTGCCACGCCTTCCAGGAAGAAATCCTCCGCCCGCTCAAAGCATTCGCTGCTGCTGCCCGCCGGAAGCAGGCTGTCGCGCAGCCCGGCAAAATGCAGCAGCCCGAAGTCGGGCAAGGGCACTTCCGCCTCCAGCGCAAGAC containing:
- a CDS encoding MlaD family protein, whose product is MSTPEPATMKVSAQRPSPWRNLSLVWLVPLAALAVSLGVAWQAYSSRGVLIRITFENASGVVANETAVRYRDVAIGQVEELGFTEDLSKVTVWARIDKKIAPYLDQDAAFWVVRPEVSTRGISGLSTVLSGVYIEGTWDQEPGVAATRFEGVDGPPLVQPGRDGRRITLRTPNGSMISEGAPVLFRGVEVGRLEQPRLTASGDSVVVDAFIDAPHDRRINSATRFWDTSGFSVSFGASGLSLDVDSIASLVAGGIEFDTVFDGGKPVGKDTVFDIHEDEAAARRTAFARSQSEGVSVAVAFDESVAGLASGAAVRLGGVKVGEVSTLNAAIQNQNDEPEVRLIAKLLLQPALMGLPPGAGEAEVLDFLEQAVDGGLRARLAAAGLLSSELIVELVTLDEAAPARFDRSAEPFPELPSAPSDLPDFTATAEGAMERISELPVEELMAQAIATLASIEDLASADSTREVPAAAVALLEDTRALVADPGTRALPAELTAAVTELRAILTEVQQGNAAANLSAALEQGSKAAASLAAASDELPALVSDFRDLAAKANSLEAEELIRSASQLMNSADALIGTEEARDLPPALTGALDEVRATLEALRQGGLVDNANATMASARGAADAVAAAAEGLPALSARLERLVAQSEALIASYGARSSFNSETLDALREVKTAARAVSQLARKIERDPNSLLFGK
- a CDS encoding PqiC family protein, which gives rise to MIKALTLLAPLALLAACGPSNDARYLISAAPGEKVANLRSRTIEVRLVSLPSYAAASEIVAEGDGGALFALGGAQWADDPARGMTAALARGLNQRTGAAAAVEPWPLNTGPDVRLDVRVDQAYARADGVFALTGQFAVSSPEGTVREFVRPFDILVPVNGTGPSAAADALSRALAELARQVSQAM
- a CDS encoding chorismate--pyruvate lyase family protein, producing the protein MSTGSQHQGAGTLPASPNGRQAVLLRKRFDDGLAAGSPFAAWAAVWKKMLLVQDGSATLICETLAGGPVQLDVLHQKVTADVPAGVRAHLPGTSFIERQVCMSHQGEVMMDNLTYVALEQLDPEVQRHLEQGLAPIGYIFDIKLTRKRPVPCPEGVLSRLWQRCGVPDPEAARTYVLEIENTSCMLITETYRSGMMQGLPLAGPGAQTA
- a CDS encoding response regulator; this encodes MGSRDKVVYVIDDDRMDRKFAERIISRSQMFDNLELFDGPLAAMQFIQDGGRPPELIFLDINMPPISGFEFLERYAGQIQAMDPVPVVVIVSTTVNPADLERAAKFPLVKKFLCKPLSPDHLAEAASLLH
- a CDS encoding sensor histidine kinase produces the protein MTGVGWHPAKEALTRVAQRYQTALAAYLQSGEPEHLAEAYETARLALEAEVPLPDFGLLHFAGLRDSLLPAGSSSECFERAEDFFLEGVAVYDMALRGYVSGMASLRKEIAERRRVEQELRDITFELARQRDELDREVRKRTKEIRLRAQELESKNRQLVQANQDQSNFTYALSHDLKTPINTIYCFLGVLLEDFQADLKPEAQELITDLIGTAQRMRQLVDDVLDYSKFVGHEFTPERVELQQMVQQILKDMDALAASSQAEIQVGPLPAVMGSPFQIRVLLTNLLSNALKYGSDGRRPAVRIECAPAETAGKVRLTVSDSGPGIPEDMQDRVFDLFKRLHRYEQCPGSGIGLALCKRVAEAHGTALQLVSEAGKGAAFSVDLDLEEKQDG